In Patescibacteria group bacterium, a single genomic region encodes these proteins:
- a CDS encoding RecQ family ATP-dependent DNA helicase translates to MRTLLKKHFGFEEFRPLQEEIINHVMAQRDCLVLMPTGGGKSLCFQMPAVAVEGVTVVISPLISLMKDQVDQLRSNGIEAAFLNSTLTANQIEDIQEQTLHGHVKLLYVAPERLATSGFQEFLHSLPISLIAIDEAHCISEWGHDFRPEYRNLKKLRGDFADVPIIALTATATETVRADILKQLNLHEPKVFISSFNRPNLTYSVQPKQDTFGRLVKLLRHYQGESVIIYCFSRKGTEELAERLRSLKFSAAPYHAGLTSAVRQQTQEKFIRDEINIIIATIAFGMGIDKPDVRLVVHYDLPKSVEGYYQETGRAGRDGLPAECVLFFSYADKRKHAWFIEQMADQAERDKVWQQLNCVIKYAELQRCRRQFLLNYFGESYPSGKCASCDVCTHQTSDETVEEPAYDATLFNELKNLRKQLAEQLGVPPYIIFGNTSLQEMATYFPQSQTSFVQITGVGTKKLTQFGDSFLTVIKTYAQTHNLTEQPKPAKPPKEIFVFTGSTYDLTKQLLQQKLTIADIAKQREVAASTIVSHIEKLLIVDPQLDIAYLKPDGPRVATIIQAFKKIGGAMTLSPVRTLLGESYSYDELRLVRLFVK, encoded by the coding sequence ATGAGAACACTACTGAAAAAACATTTTGGTTTTGAGGAATTTAGACCATTGCAAGAAGAAATCATTAACCACGTCATGGCGCAACGGGATTGTTTGGTGTTAATGCCAACCGGTGGGGGAAAGTCATTGTGTTTTCAGATGCCGGCAGTCGCTGTTGAGGGGGTGACAGTGGTGATATCGCCATTGATTTCTTTAATGAAAGATCAAGTAGATCAATTGCGCTCCAATGGCATTGAGGCGGCTTTCTTAAATAGTACACTCACTGCCAATCAGATTGAGGATATTCAAGAACAAACCCTACATGGGCATGTTAAACTATTATATGTGGCACCAGAACGGTTAGCCACGTCTGGTTTTCAGGAATTTCTGCATAGTTTACCAATTAGCTTAATCGCCATTGATGAAGCACATTGTATTTCAGAATGGGGACACGATTTTCGGCCGGAGTATCGTAATTTAAAAAAACTCCGTGGTGATTTTGCTGATGTGCCGATTATTGCTCTCACGGCCACCGCCACTGAAACAGTTCGTGCGGATATTTTAAAGCAATTAAACTTACATGAGCCGAAAGTTTTTATTTCCAGTTTTAACCGGCCAAATTTAACCTACTCGGTTCAGCCTAAACAAGATACCTTTGGGCGCTTAGTGAAATTATTACGGCATTATCAAGGAGAGAGTGTTATCATCTATTGTTTTTCGCGGAAGGGCACAGAAGAATTAGCCGAACGGCTGCGGAGCCTAAAATTTTCGGCTGCCCCCTATCATGCTGGTTTAACTAGCGCTGTGCGGCAACAGACACAAGAAAAATTTATTCGTGATGAGATCAATATTATTATTGCTACCATTGCGTTTGGTATGGGGATAGATAAACCCGATGTGCGTTTGGTGGTGCACTATGATTTACCAAAATCCGTGGAAGGGTATTATCAAGAAACCGGTCGGGCGGGGCGGGATGGTTTACCGGCGGAGTGTGTGCTGTTTTTTTCTTATGCGGATAAACGTAAACATGCTTGGTTTATTGAGCAAATGGCCGATCAAGCTGAGCGTGATAAAGTTTGGCAGCAATTAAACTGTGTCATTAAATATGCTGAACTGCAGCGTTGCCGACGGCAGTTTTTATTAAACTATTTTGGTGAATCCTATCCATCAGGTAAATGTGCCAGTTGTGATGTTTGTACTCACCAAACTAGTGATGAAACAGTTGAGGAACCTGCCTATGATGCAACTCTTTTTAATGAATTAAAAAACCTGCGTAAACAACTAGCCGAGCAGTTAGGCGTGCCACCTTATATTATTTTTGGTAACACGAGCTTGCAGGAAATGGCCACCTATTTTCCACAAAGTCAGACCAGTTTTGTGCAGATCACTGGTGTCGGTACAAAAAAACTGACTCAATTTGGAGATAGTTTTTTAACGGTCATTAAAACCTATGCCCAAACGCACAATTTAACCGAGCAACCGAAACCAGCTAAACCACCTAAAGAAATCTTTGTCTTCACCGGCTCCACTTATGATTTAACTAAGCAGTTACTTCAACAAAAACTCACCATTGCCGACATAGCCAAACAGCGTGAGGTTGCTGCGAGTACGATAGTTAGCCATATTGAAAAATTATTAATCGTTGATCCGCAACTTGATATTGCCTATCTAAAACCAGATGGGCCACGTGTTGCTACTATCATTCAAGCGTTTAAAAAAATTGGTGGCGCTATGACTCTTAGCCCCGTGCGCACCCTACTAGGGGAGAGCTATAGTTATGATGAATTACGGTTAGTGAGACTGTTTGTGAAGTAA
- a CDS encoding GIY-YIG nuclease family protein: MYTVYILCCLDGSLYTGITNDLPKRWARHQAGTASRYTRSHPVERIVYTQRCRTKGSALRREIQIKQLRRTDKLKLIS; encoded by the coding sequence ATGTATACTGTCTACATTCTTTGCTGTTTAGACGGTAGTTTGTATACCGGTATCACAAATGATTTACCCAAACGGTGGGCCAGGCATCAGGCCGGTACGGCTAGTCGCTATACCCGATCCCACCCGGTCGAGCGGATTGTGTATACGCAGCGGTGTCGCACGAAAGGCAGTGCGTTAAGACGCGAAATTCAAATTAAACAATTACGACGGACTGATAAATTGAAACTTATTAGTTAA